The Chitinophaga niabensis genomic interval CATACAACTGGTGCAACAGGGGCGCGTTGCCATAGGGGACGAAATAGGCGAACTGTTGGGAGTGAAGCTGGTATTAGTATTAATTGGGGAACGGCCAGGCCTTACTTCTCCTGACAGCCTGGGTGCATATCTTACCTGGCAGCCAAGGCCCGGCTTAACAGATGAAGCCAGGAATTGCATTTCAAACATCAGGCCTGAAGGATTGCCTTATCAACTGGCAGCAGAGAAAATGTTCTACCTCATCAACGAGGCCCTGAGACTACATCTTACAGGAGTGATGCTGAAAGATAATTATAGCCTGCGCATCTCATAACTCCTCTTTGTTCCCTTGCTGCTCCTTTTTCTCATCAGACACGGCATCGCCTGACCCGGGAGGAAAAAGTTCTTTCCTGTCGCGCCGGTTCCTGTTGATCAGGAATGCCAGCAATGCTATAACAGCCAATGCAATAACAACAATGATAGCAGCGTCCATAATTCCTAATTTAAGGCCTTTTCATTAATTCCATGTTAAGGAATGCCGCTCTTAACAATAAGGAAACATCTGTTTAGGAATTTTTCAGGATGAACTGGAAAGATTGGTTACAAAACTTCGATGAAAACCTTTTCATCCATATTCACGATATAGGTACCAGTGAATACCTGGACCCGTTTATGCTGCTGTTGCGCAACGCAATCACCTGGGTGCCCCTGTATCTTTTTGTACTGATCTACCTCATTAAATACCGCCGGAATAAAGCCCTGCTTTTCCTTATAGGTACCCTGATCACATTTGCCATTGCTGATTATGGAAGCGCCAGTATCCTGAAGCCTTTATTCCAAAGGGTCCGGCCCTGTTATAATGAAGACCTGGAAGGGCACCTCCGTCATATAATTGGTTGTGGCGGACGATATGGTTTTCCTTCTTCCCATGCCTCCAATCATTTCGCCCTGGCTGCATTCTGGTTCTGGAGTTTCCGTTACATGGGCATTCGCAACTGGTATTGGGTTTGGATCTGGGCATTAGCGATCGGTTATGCGCAGGTGTATGTAGGAAAACATTATCCGCTGGATATATTGGGAGGAGCCATCTTTGGATTCATAACAGGCTTTTTGATCTCCCGCCTCTTTATCTGGTGGAATGAATCCGGTATCAGCTTTCGCAAGCACCCTCATCCCGATGCATTATCTTAGTACCCATGCAAACCTATCCTCTTACAACCAGGTATACCTGGTGTATTGCTATCATCATCCTATCCCTTATTCCGGGATTATTTACCACATTAATGGAGCCGGATGCGGCCCTTTATGCAGGCATCGCAAAACAGATCGTATGGCGTAATGATTGGGTGAACCTGTTTGCAGATGGAACAGACTGGCTGGATAAACCACACCTGCCTTTCTGGATCAGCGCCCTGAGCTTTAAAATATTCGGTATCAGTACATTTGCCTATAAACTGCCTGCCTTCCTCTGCTGGCTATCAGGTGCAAGATTTACTTATCTCTTTGCCCGGCATTTTTATGGCACAGCTACAGCACAAATAGCAGCGCTGATTTATCTTACTGCGCTTCATGCCATTATCAGCAGTAATGATGTAAGGGCTGAACCTTATCTTACCTGTTTCCTGGTTGCAGCCTCCTGGTACCTGGTGCAATCGCTAAGATCTGCCTGGTACATTATACCTGCTGCACTTTTTACCGCTTTTGCATTAATGACCAAGGGCCCCTTTGTATTGATCACCATTGGAAGCGGGCTATTGCTGCATTGGACCATTCAAAAGGACTGGCGGCAGTTCCTGCAATGGAAATGGTATGTTTATCTGTTGCTTGCAGCTGTTTTTACTTTGCCGGAGATCTGGTGCCTGTACCTCCAGTTTGATGCACATCCGGAGAAGGTGATCTATGGTCAGCAGGGAGTTTCCGGTATCCGGTTCTTCCTTTGGGAAAGTCAGTTCGGGCGTTTCTTTAATACAGGGCCCATCAAGGGCCATGGAGATCCTTTCTTCTTTTTACATACCCTGCTCTGGGCCTTTCTCCCCTGGAGCCTGTTATTTTACCTGGCACTTTTTCAACGGCTCAGGAAGCTAAGGAAGGGCGTGGAATGGATCACCCTGGGAGCTTCGTTGTGCACACTTTTACTTTTCTCCTTTTCCGGTTTTCAGTTACCCCATTACCTGAATATTTTATTTCCTTATTTCAGTATACTCCTTGCGGCCTGGCTTATTGATCTGCCGTTAAAAAAAGCAATGATCACTCAGCGTGTGATCGCATTGCTGATGGTGGTACTGCTGCTGGCCATCACCTTGCTGTTCCGTCCTCACTACTGGATAGCCTATGTTATTGTAAGTGCTGCTGCATTAACAGGATGGTGGCTGCTCCGTTCTCCTGATGATATTATTAAGGTAAGTATGCTGGGCAGTGTATGTGTTGCTATTTTCATCAACCTCTTCTTTTATCCTACACTGCTGGATTACCAGGGAGGATCGGTAGCGGCTGAATGGAAGAACAGGCAATTTCCGGGGGAGATCGTTCACTTTTACAGGAGTAACTCCCAGGCATTTGAATTTTATGCTGATGCACAGGTAGAGAGGAGGGATACTTCTTTTAAGAAAAAAGAATTAGTGTTCACCGGAAGAGCAGGAAGGCAGGCATTAGATCTTGCCGGAAAGGAATATAAAGAAGAAGCTGTATTTTCAAGTTACCCTGTTACCAGGCTGGATGGACAATTCATTAACCCTGCTACCCGGCATGAAGGTTTGGATACCGTCTGGCTGCTACGTGTGAATGCTTTATATAGCAATAAATAAAAAATATATTATTCCTGTCCAAGGCTTAAGCGTTGAGTTGTTATGATGTTTTAAAACAATTAAAATTTAAAACAATGAAAGAGTTCTTATTTGTATTCAGAGCGGACTTTAGCAAAATGGGTGAACGTTCTCCTGAACAAATGCAGGCGTCCATGAAAAAGTGGATGGACTGGATCAGTGGTATAGCTGCCCAGAACAAGCTGGTGGACCGTGGGAACCGCCTTGAGCCGGCAGGGAAAGTATTGAGACCGGATAACATTGTAACGGACGGGCCTTTTACGGAGATCAAAGAAACACTGGCCGGCTATACTATTGTGAAAGCTGATACATTGGAAGAGGCAACCGAATTGGCAAAGGGCTGCCCTGTTCTTGAAACCGGCGGAAATGTAGAGATCCGCGAAATAGGTAAGATGTAATTTAACCGCTGATGAAATTCGCAAAAGCCTTTGTAATTTACAGGATTACAAAGGCTTTTATCTTATGGCCAACGATGAATTGATACCGCATTTGTTCAGGACCGAATACAGCAAGATAACGGCTGTGCTATGTAAACTTTTTGGCTTTGAGAATATTGAAATAGCAGAAGATATTGCCAGTGATACCTTTCTCTCTGCTTCAGAGCTATGGGGCTTGAACGGCCTGCCGGAAAACCCTGTGGCCTGGCTTTATACCGTTGCAAAAAATAAAGCGAAGAATCACCTCAAACACCAGGCTGTTTTCCATAACAGGGTTGCCGGGCATCTCAGCCGTTCAACAGAAGGAATGGAGTGGCCGGAAATTGATCTGTCTGCCGGAAATATCAGGGACAGCCAGTTGCAAATGATCTTTGCTATCTGCCATCCTGCGATCCTGGCAGAGGCACAGATAGGCCTGGCGCTTCGCATTCTATGTGGTTTTGGCATCGGAGAGATCGCGGACGCTTTTTTAACGAATAAGGAAACGATCAATAAAAGATTGCTGCGGGCAAAGGATAAGCTCAGGGTAGAACATATAAAAATAGAATTCCCCGGTAAAGTTGAAATAAACAAAAGGCTCGAAACTGTACTCAGAACGCTTTACCTGATCTTTAATGAAGGGTATTATTCTGCCGGCAATAATATCACCCTGCGGAAGGAGCTTTGCTTTGAAGCCATGCGCTTAACACATTTACTGCTTGAGAATGAAGAAACGAATAAACCAGCCGTCAATGCATTGTTCTCATTAATGAGCTTTCAGTCATCAAGGTTTGAGGCAAGAATGGACCAACAGGGGGAGATCATTTTATATGATGAGCAGGATGCCAGCCTGTGGAACAGAGAGATGATCGAACAGGGGGAGCAGTTCCTCAATCTTGCATCAGAGGGAGATAAACTTTCAAAGTACCATTTAGAAGCAGGGATTGCTTATTGGCATACCATTAAAGCAGATACAGCAGAAAAGTGGGAGAACATCCTGCAGTTGTATAATCACTTATTGCAACTGGAGTATTCACCCATTGCTGCACTGAACAGAACATATGCCCTCTCAAAAGCAAATGGGAAAGCAGCAGCCATTACAGAAGCAAAAAAACTGAACCTGGCTAACCTTCATCTCTATCACCTGCTCCTGGGAGAACTTTATACAGGTGTTGATAACGGCGAAGCGAAATCATATCTGGAGCAGGCTTTAAAACTTACCAGCTCTGCTGCGGATAAAAAGATCATTATGCAAAAGATCGAAAGACTGGCTTATTTAGATAACCTGTAGATCACAGCATCTGCTGCGTCAACAGTGATACTTGTTTTTCCTTTGAAGCCGGTTATTTTTCCGGAGAATAATTCCTTCCCCTTACTATATTTTCGAAGATCTATTTCAAACGTGGCAGGTTGGTTATTATAATTTATAATAGCCAGGTAAGCATCATTCATAAAGATACTGGAAGGTGTTTCCCCCGTATGATGGTCCACCGGGCGGAAGATCCCTTCCTGCCGCGCTGCTTTGAGGATGTCCGGGTTTTGCAGCAGGAGTTGTGCAGCCGGTGAGGCATTACTGTATACCGAGTAATCGTCGCCGGTGATGAGTGTTCCGGTAACAATAGAAGATGTGAGCCTGGCCCTGTTGGCACCGGGTGTTTCATCTGCAAATACCACATGGTCCGCATCCGCGAAATCATATACTTTATTCTGCCACCAGCCCAGGCTGGTTCCATTGAGTGTGTAGGCTGTTTCCTGGATGCTCTTGTATGCATCACAGGCAATACGGCGCATGTGTACATATCTGCCGGTAGCCATATTAGGTGAGATAGCAGCGTATACCAGCATTTTTCCTTCCAGTTGGTCTATGAGGAATTCCATGCCCTTCCGGAAAGCCTGCATGCCTGTACGCACGGAAGGATCATAGAATGAATCCGCTTCAATGGCAGCATGCCCTATAAAGTCTATTTTGATCATTTCAAACCCTGCATCTTTAAACTGTTTGATGCGGTAAATGATCCTTTCCTTCGTAGCAGGGTGGGTAGGGTCCATGGCACGGGCGCCATCAAAATCGTGGTATTCACCATTTACTTTCGTCCATGTTCCTTTATAATTATAATTGCTTCCTTCTACTGTTCTGGCCTGTTTTCCCCAATCCACAAATGGTGCCCAGTAAATGCCGGCTTTACATCCTTTCTGTTTGCAATAACTTACAAATGCGGCAAGTTCTTCCTGCTTCATGTTATCCCAGTAGGAATCCAGGTCAATGTAGATCTGGCCATCTTTACTGCGGAACGCCTTGCAGGAGTCTGCGAAGAAATCAACTACTTTTTTGGCTTTGGCCAGTGATAGTTTTGTTTGCATACTTCCCCAGCTATTCCAGCCGAAAGGTTTAGCAGCTGTCCATGAATGGATGTAACGGGGTTCAGCTAAGCGGTTGGCACTGCCATATTGTTCCATACCCGCACGCCAGTCTGCAGCAGGCAATACCAGGACCTTTGGAGAGATACCTTC includes:
- a CDS encoding phosphatase PAP2 family protein translates to MNWKDWLQNFDENLFIHIHDIGTSEYLDPFMLLLRNAITWVPLYLFVLIYLIKYRRNKALLFLIGTLITFAIADYGSASILKPLFQRVRPCYNEDLEGHLRHIIGCGGRYGFPSSHASNHFALAAFWFWSFRYMGIRNWYWVWIWALAIGYAQVYVGKHYPLDILGGAIFGFITGFLISRLFIWWNESGISFRKHPHPDALS
- a CDS encoding ArnT family glycosyltransferase — its product is MQTYPLTTRYTWCIAIIILSLIPGLFTTLMEPDAALYAGIAKQIVWRNDWVNLFADGTDWLDKPHLPFWISALSFKIFGISTFAYKLPAFLCWLSGARFTYLFARHFYGTATAQIAALIYLTALHAIISSNDVRAEPYLTCFLVAASWYLVQSLRSAWYIIPAALFTAFALMTKGPFVLITIGSGLLLHWTIQKDWRQFLQWKWYVYLLLAAVFTLPEIWCLYLQFDAHPEKVIYGQQGVSGIRFFLWESQFGRFFNTGPIKGHGDPFFFLHTLLWAFLPWSLLFYLALFQRLRKLRKGVEWITLGASLCTLLLFSFSGFQLPHYLNILFPYFSILLAAWLIDLPLKKAMITQRVIALLMVVLLLAITLLFRPHYWIAYVIVSAAALTGWWLLRSPDDIIKVSMLGSVCVAIFINLFFYPTLLDYQGGSVAAEWKNRQFPGEIVHFYRSNSQAFEFYADAQVERRDTSFKKKELVFTGRAGRQALDLAGKEYKEEAVFSSYPVTRLDGQFINPATRHEGLDTVWLLRVNALYSNK
- a CDS encoding YciI family protein, with product MKEFLFVFRADFSKMGERSPEQMQASMKKWMDWISGIAAQNKLVDRGNRLEPAGKVLRPDNIVTDGPFTEIKETLAGYTIVKADTLEEATELAKGCPVLETGGNVEIREIGKM
- a CDS encoding RNA polymerase sigma factor, which codes for MANDELIPHLFRTEYSKITAVLCKLFGFENIEIAEDIASDTFLSASELWGLNGLPENPVAWLYTVAKNKAKNHLKHQAVFHNRVAGHLSRSTEGMEWPEIDLSAGNIRDSQLQMIFAICHPAILAEAQIGLALRILCGFGIGEIADAFLTNKETINKRLLRAKDKLRVEHIKIEFPGKVEINKRLETVLRTLYLIFNEGYYSAGNNITLRKELCFEAMRLTHLLLENEETNKPAVNALFSLMSFQSSRFEARMDQQGEIILYDEQDASLWNREMIEQGEQFLNLASEGDKLSKYHLEAGIAYWHTIKADTAEKWENILQLYNHLLQLEYSPIAALNRTYALSKANGKAAAITEAKKLNLANLHLYHLLLGELYTGVDNGEAKSYLEQALKLTSSAADKKIIMQKIERLAYLDNL
- a CDS encoding alpha-amylase family protein; translation: MHPRYPLSLIILLCSLLTTKAQNVKTIPFGKNDRIAYDLQRGIYSVWIGGKEVIKDAYAFYDETQQPDTGKATRTFTVSPIKNGKQYVIANGSQKQQVFYVYNGTDGFCTALILKGAGSRYMSPLTGQRSLFTSAVVVPFDNDAWVKYKVADLQQPSFTSSEVTALFDSVSNRGLIIGSVEHNNWKTGIKAEGNNISVIAGWTDSTGTRDRIKHGIVTEGISPKVLVLPAADWRAGMEQYGSANRLAEPRYIHSWTAAKPFGWNSWGSMQTKLSLAKAKKVVDFFADSCKAFRSKDGQIYIDLDSYWDNMKQEELAAFVSYCKQKGCKAGIYWAPFVDWGKQARTVEGSNYNYKGTWTKVNGEYHDFDGARAMDPTHPATKERIIYRIKQFKDAGFEMIKIDFIGHAAIEADSFYDPSVRTGMQAFRKGMEFLIDQLEGKMLVYAAISPNMATGRYVHMRRIACDAYKSIQETAYTLNGTSLGWWQNKVYDFADADHVVFADETPGANRARLTSSIVTGTLITGDDYSVYSNASPAAQLLLQNPDILKAARQEGIFRPVDHHTGETPSSIFMNDAYLAIINYNNQPATFEIDLRKYSKGKELFSGKITGFKGKTSITVDAADAVIYRLSK